A genomic stretch from Sulfurihydrogenibium azorense Az-Fu1 includes:
- a CDS encoding YqiA/YcfP family alpha/beta fold hydrolase — translation MKILYIHGFNSAGYGDKINYLREAFKPRNVISPTLHYDPEEAVSQLEFLVKAIKEKDKLYIFGTSLGGFYALYLTERFKVPSVLINPSIDPYTSLQKQVGPQKNFKTDEEYIFTQDHLEKLKNYYIKDLNSLKDLVYVYLDEEDELLDSKKTAEYFKGFHVVMYPGGNHRFTHMKELIEDFKKILEAK, via the coding sequence ATGAAAATACTTTACATTCACGGATTTAACTCAGCTGGCTACGGTGATAAGATTAACTATTTAAGGGAGGCATTTAAACCAAGAAATGTAATATCTCCAACTTTACATTACGACCCGGAAGAAGCTGTATCTCAACTTGAGTTTTTGGTAAAAGCAATAAAAGAAAAAGATAAGCTTTATATATTTGGCACATCTTTAGGAGGGTTTTACGCTCTTTACTTAACAGAGAGATTTAAAGTTCCTAGTGTACTAATAAATCCTTCTATAGACCCTTACACTTCATTACAAAAACAAGTTGGACCCCAAAAAAACTTTAAAACAGACGAAGAGTACATATTCACTCAAGATCATCTTGAAAAGCTAAAAAATTACTATATTAAAGACTTAAACTCTTTAAAAGATTTAGTTTACGTTTATTTAGATGAAGAAGATGAACTTTTAGATAGTAAAAAGACGGCAGAATACTTTAAAGGTTTTCACGTTGTAATGTATCCCGGCGGTAATCACCGTTTTACCCATATGAAAGAGTTGATAGAAGATTTTAAAAAAATCTTGGAGGCAAAATGA
- a CDS encoding Rpn family recombination-promoting nuclease/putative transposase: protein MSIEKSPHDWFFKMIFSQKQNVESFLEIFLPQLYECIIPNSLKLSDTEKFSKKYKKFFLDLAFDCKLKDKEGNTIDGQIYIVFEHKSYPDKHTPSQISFYKSVMMEEDERLSRPYRPVIPIVFYHGEKSWNIPTDIPQQFNTLGNLEKYLHSLSYILFDVSKVDESFLIEKIYLNACLISGVFTLKNIFKDLKYLRPVLEKLILDDVKDCLYIIIDYTVIVKKDLETIEKILEEIGGEEKMMTLTEKWKMEGLKKGMEEGLQQGLQQGLQQGLQQGLQQGQILDAQDSIIEILEAKFDFVSEDLKNKVKSINDLTVLKDLRKRAVKVNSIEEFISILKEKQE from the coding sequence TTGTCTATTGAAAAATCTCCTCATGACTGGTTTTTTAAGATGATATTTAGTCAAAAACAGAATGTAGAATCTTTCTTAGAGATATTTTTACCTCAACTTTATGAATGCATTATTCCAAACTCTTTAAAACTTTCTGATACAGAGAAATTTTCTAAAAAGTATAAAAAATTTTTCCTTGATTTAGCATTTGATTGTAAACTTAAGGATAAGGAAGGAAACACAATCGATGGACAGATATACATAGTTTTTGAGCATAAATCTTACCCAGATAAACATACTCCATCCCAAATCTCATTTTATAAATCAGTTATGATGGAAGAAGATGAGAGACTATCAAGACCGTATAGACCTGTTATACCAATAGTTTTTTATCACGGAGAAAAAAGTTGGAACATACCCACAGACATACCTCAACAGTTTAATACTTTAGGTAATTTGGAAAAGTACTTACACTCTTTAAGTTATATACTTTTCGATGTATCTAAAGTAGATGAGAGTTTCTTGATAGAAAAGATTTATTTGAATGCTTGCTTAATTTCTGGAGTGTTTACTTTAAAAAATATTTTCAAAGACCTAAAATACCTAAGACCTGTATTGGAAAAACTTATCCTTGATGATGTGAAAGACTGCCTTTATATTATTATCGACTATACAGTAATAGTTAAAAAAGATTTAGAAACAATAGAGAAAATATTAGAAGAGATAGGAGGTGAAGAGAAGATGATGACTCTAACAGAAAAATGGAAGATGGAAGGACTAAAGAAAGGTATGGAAGAAGGACTACAACAAGGCCTACAACAAGGACTACAACAAGGCCTACAACAAGGTCTACAACAAGGTCAAATCTTAGATGCTCAAGATTCTATCATTGAGATATTAGAAGCCAAGTTTGATTTTGTTTCTGAAGATTTAAAAAACAAAGTAAAGTCTATCAATGATTTAACAGTATTAAAAGATTTAAGAAAAAGAGCTGTAAAGGTTAACAGTATTGAAGAATTTATAAGTATCCTAAAAGAAAAACAGGAGTAG
- the carB gene encoding carbamoyl-phosphate synthase large subunit, with protein sequence MKKVIILGSGPNRIGQGVEFDYACVHCVWSLREEGYQAIMVNCNPETVSTDYDTSDKLFFEPIVLEDVFNIIEREKPDGVVVQFGGQTPLKLAKPLEKLNVPILGTSPESIDIAEDRERFRDLIISLGLKQPESGIARSKEEALKIAEEIGYPVLVRPSYVLGGRAMRLVYDTSELLQYIEEAVTVTEDKPILIDKFLDGSIEVDVDCVCDGDDVLVGAVMEHIEEAGIHSGDSATCIPHYTLDDEIVVKIKQQSKKLAKALNTIGLINIQYAIKDGEIYVIEANPRASRTVPFVSKAIGYPLAKIASKVMVGKKLKEIVPQVFQIKDVHPASDFLSVDFPYYAVKEVVFPWNRFPEVDPILGPEMKSTGEVMGIDKDFGLAYWKAQAGAGQILPQSGNVFISVADKDKPQIIDIAKQLLDLGFKIYATSGTYRFLQQNGINATLVNKLSEERPNIVDRIKNSEIAMIINTPSGKRERSDAYYIRRAAVATKTPYFTTVRGASAAVMAIKSYKEKGLNVIALQDMEAK encoded by the coding sequence ATGAAGAAAGTAATAATTTTAGGAAGTGGTCCTAACAGAATAGGACAAGGTGTTGAGTTTGATTACGCTTGTGTTCACTGTGTTTGGTCATTAAGAGAAGAAGGATACCAAGCAATAATGGTAAACTGCAACCCTGAAACAGTCTCTACAGACTACGACACTTCAGATAAACTCTTTTTTGAACCTATAGTTTTAGAGGATGTTTTCAACATAATAGAAAGGGAAAAACCTGATGGTGTTGTTGTTCAGTTTGGAGGTCAAACACCTTTAAAACTTGCAAAACCCCTTGAAAAGTTAAATGTCCCTATTTTGGGAACATCTCCAGAAAGTATAGATATAGCAGAAGATAGAGAAAGATTTAGAGACCTAATTATAAGTTTAGGTTTAAAACAACCTGAAAGTGGTATAGCAAGGTCAAAAGAGGAAGCTCTAAAAATTGCTGAAGAGATAGGATACCCAGTTTTAGTAAGACCTTCCTACGTTTTAGGTGGAAGGGCGATGAGACTAGTTTACGATACATCAGAGCTACTTCAGTATATAGAAGAAGCTGTAACTGTAACAGAAGATAAACCAATTTTAATAGATAAGTTTTTAGATGGAAGTATTGAGGTTGATGTTGACTGTGTATGTGATGGTGATGATGTTTTGGTTGGAGCTGTGATGGAGCATATTGAAGAGGCAGGAATTCACTCAGGAGACAGTGCAACCTGTATTCCTCACTACACTCTTGATGATGAGATAGTAGTAAAAATAAAACAGCAATCTAAAAAACTTGCAAAAGCTTTAAACACAATAGGACTTATAAACATACAGTATGCAATAAAAGACGGTGAGATATACGTAATAGAAGCAAATCCAAGAGCATCAAGAACAGTTCCATTTGTAAGTAAAGCTATCGGTTATCCTTTAGCTAAAATTGCATCAAAAGTTATGGTAGGTAAAAAGTTAAAAGAAATAGTTCCTCAAGTTTTCCAAATAAAAGATGTTCATCCAGCTTCTGACTTTTTATCAGTTGACTTTCCTTACTACGCAGTTAAGGAAGTAGTATTTCCTTGGAACAGGTTTCCAGAGGTAGACCCTATACTTGGACCTGAGATGAAGAGTACGGGAGAAGTTATGGGAATAGACAAGGACTTTGGACTTGCTTACTGGAAAGCTCAAGCAGGAGCCGGACAAATACTACCTCAATCAGGAAACGTCTTTATCTCAGTAGCAGATAAAGATAAACCACAAATAATAGATATAGCAAAACAACTTTTAGACCTTGGATTTAAGATATACGCCACTTCTGGAACCTATAGATTTTTACAACAAAACGGTATTAATGCAACTCTTGTAAACAAGTTATCTGAAGAAAGACCAAATATAGTAGATAGGATAAAAAATAGTGAGATAGCTATGATTATAAATACTCCATCTGGAAAAAGAGAAAGGTCAGACGCATACTACATAAGAAGAGCGGCTGTAGCTACAAAAACACCTTACTTTACCACTGTAAGAGGAGCTTCTGCTGCAGTTATGGCAATAAAGTCTTACAAGGAAAAAGGTTTAAACGTCATTGCATTACAAGATATGGAGGCTAAGTAA